The Mucilaginibacter gracilis genomic interval ACCGGCAGGGTTATCTGCACAGGTTGCTGCGGGGCAAAAAGTTTACCTGCAATACTGCCTTAGCTGCCACATGATGGATGGCGGGGGCGTACCCAACATGAACCCGCCTTTAATTAACACCAGTTATGTAAAGGGCGATAAAACCAAACTCATAAAAATTGTGCTTAATGGTTTTGCCCAAAATGTAGATATTGACGGTCAGTCGTATTCAAACAATATGCCTGCGCAGGTGCAATTGACCGATAAGGAGGTTGCCGATGTGTTAACTTATGTACGCAATAGCTTTGGCAACAAATACAGCGGCGTTAAATTAGCAGAAGTTAAGGCCGTTAGAGCCACAAATAAGAAATAATTTGATATAAGTCTTTCCTGTTAATTAATTGTTATACCTTTATGCACCCGCTTCGCGGTGTTTAATACCTTTTTTTCGGACACTGTAATACCTCAGTCCGGCGAATAGTTAAAGTATAGTTCATCTTTCAAAACCGTTCCTAGGCGGTTCCGGAAGTAGTATCACAATAGCAAACATGGAAGAAAGAAAATATTTACAAACCTGGAAAAAGTACGCGGCCGTTATTCGTCTGCATCTTAAAAGAAGCAGCAACGAAGAGCAACATTTCCTGCTTAACAAAACAGATTTTGAATCGGCAGGAGATCGTGGTAAATCTGGTTATACCTTTAACATGCTGATAGAGAACGGCAAGGTGGTTAATAACATCAGTGGATCGGCTGTAGCGCGCGATTTGTTTGAAACCATTAAAACCGACGAGGTGATGAAGGAGTTTTTGAAAGAGAAAACTGTGAAGATAAATGTTGGAAAAGCATTTATGCTTACCATTAAAACCAGCCACATCTCATCCTACAAAGAAGCTGCAGTAGTAGCAGAGGCTTAATAAAACAAAAAGTGCTGAATGATTAATCATTCAGCACTTTTTGTTTTACTATACTTTACGCGGCGGCAAGTCGAAAGCCTCAGCATTATGCTCAAAATGCCCTCGGTGCGCTCCATCGCAAAATGGTTTATTTGCCGATAGGCCGCAGCGGCAAATGGATACAACGGTACGTCCTTGTAAACCGTAAGCATTGCCTTGCATATCTACAATTTCAAATTCGCCTTCAATTTTAACCGAACCGTTGTTATTAATGGTAAGTTTTGTCATGTGTTGTGTTTGATTTTCATCAAATATAGCAATCCTTACCTTTAAATGGCGGTATGTGGTTTAGCTTTTTCGGCGTTAAAATGTAATCCTGGTGTTAGCCAGTATAATAAAATAACCCTCGAATACCTAAAGTTAAACGGCGAGAGCGTAAATGCCACTCCCAATAAAATGGTAATGTATAACCAGGGGCTATTGCTGCCTGTTAAAATATACGTGCCCAGGGCCAGTGTTACCATTTGCGCCACATTCATGGCGTAGCTTACAAACATGGCTACATAAAAGTAACCGGGTTCGCGCTCAAACTTTAAATTGCAATGCGGGCAAAACTCATTCATTTTTTGGCCGGTAAAACCATACATGCTATTGGCAAACATGTTGCCGGTGCGGCAGCGCGGGCATTTGGCGTGTAAAGCTGCCTGAAATTGTGATGAAACCTTGTACTCGGTATTGGTGGCTAATGTTATCATGGTTGGGTATGGGTTAAAGTGTTTTTCTAAAATCTTCGGGGGTTAAGCCGGTATATTTTTTAAAGAATTTAGTGAAATAAGAGCTATCGGTAAAATTGAGATTGTATGCTATTTGCGTAACGGATAGGTTAAGGGTGATGAGTAAGCGCTTGGCTTCCAATATTACCCGGTTGCGTATCACTTCGCCTGCTGATGTTCCCAGTATATCTTTACATATGGCGTTTAAATGGTTGGGCGTAATGTAAAGCAGTTCGGCATAATCTTTTGGTAGTTTTAAATCGGCAAAGCGTTGATTTGTCAATTTTTGAAAATTACGGAGTAATGTGTAGTTGTAATTGGCAGTGCTTTTAGGCGCATCGGCGGTGTTTAACCGGGCTATCAAAATAAATATTTGAAGCATTAAGGCTTTTACCATATCCAGCCCCAGCTTTAAGTTGAGCTCACTTTCGTGGAGAATAGCTTCGAACAGATAAATTATTTGCCTGTGCAGTTCGGTTGGAATATTGATAATAGCATGGTTTGTGGTGCCGTCAAAAAATTGAAAATTATCCAGATAATCTTGCTTCAGCAAAAATGACTGGAAAAACGGAACCGAGAAATTGATGATGTAACCATCAACCGCTCCCTCAAAGGCCCAGCTATGCACCTGGCCCGGAACCATAAAATATATTTGATAAGGCTTTACCGCAAAACTGGTAAAATCTACCGCGTGCGTGCCCGCGCCTTCTGTAAATAATACCATATGGTAAAAGGTGTGCTTATGCGGAAGTGCCAGGTTTTTGTGCGACTGAAGATAAGGCGCAAACCGGCTTATCAGGATGTCTTCCTGCTTAAAATCGCTTATGGTGCATATGTCGTAAACCGGGAATTGCTCTTTCATAACGATACAAAGATACAGCGCAATAAAATAACCTAATGGTATTATTGATGGGTTGAATGGTGTTTTTTATTGAATCAGTAAAAAGTACCATTTGTCAATGTGCAAGTGTGCAAATGTGCGGATGTGCAAATGGATTTTGATTTGCAGGTGTGCAAATGTGGGTATGTACAAATGTGCAAATGATTTAGATGAAGTGACTGGTCCTGTAAATAATCTGAATAATTAATTTATCAATTGTATTATCATCTGCACATTTACTCATCTGCACATTGCTAAATTGTTTTATAGCTCTTCCTGTATTCCAGCGGCGATTTGCCGGCTATAGCTTTAAAGTGCCGGTTAAAGTTGGAAAAGTTTTTAAAGCCGCTGTCGTAACAAACGCGGGCTATGCTGTGTTCGGTTTCGGCGAGTAGTTTGCAGGCCATGCTTACGCGTACCTCTAATATAAATTGCGAATAGCGTTTATTGGTGCGTTGTTTAAAATAGCGGCAAAAGGAGTGGGGTACCATGTAAACAATGGCTGCAATTTCGGCAAGGGTAATTTCGCGCGCAAAGTTGTTGAGGGTGTATTGGTAAATTTTATTGAGTCTGCTTTCGTCGGTTTTATGGATGGTATGGCTGGCGTTAAAATGCGCTATGGGTAAATTATCATCTGCGTAGGCTATAACGTTCAACAATTGCATCAGTAAAATTATCCGTTCGTTTTTAGCAGCGAAATTAATATCCTCCATTAGTTTTTTAACCCTTGTTTTGGTATCACCATGTATGCTGATGCCATAAGCCGCCTTTTGCAGCAGGGCTTGTATGGCCTTGTTCTCCGGAATGTTTAAAAACGACTGGCCGAATATCTCCGGAAGGAAATGGATGGTGTATGATTCGGCCTGGATGTCCTCGTTTGCTGCATAATAACTTTCGTCGTTACGGAAAAGATGGGGCAGGTTGGCACCTATCAATATCAGGTCGTCTTCTTTAAAGCTATCCACATTATCGCCAATAAAGCGGCTCCCGGTTCCGCGCACAATATGGACGAGTTCAAGCTCGGGGTGATAGTGCCATTGGTTGTAAAAGTACGCAACAATATCATGCCTGACGTTGAAAGAGTATCCCGGTGTTTCGTGAACCTTAAATAATTGCGCAATCATTTAATACTAAAGTAACTTATAAAATAGTAAAATGTAAAATTTGTGGTTAACATAGTATCAAAAATAGTTAAGTTACATATAATGTTGTTTGTTTTTAGGGCGCACCTTTGTAGTGTTCGGTAAAAAAAAATTAAACGTTAGTAACATGAAGAGCAATAAATTTATCCTGAATTTAAACGAAGTAGGCATCAACGATATTGAAATTGTTGGCGGTAAAAACGCATCATTGGGCGAAATGATACAAAACTTAACCCAGTTAGATGTGCGTATCCCAGGCGGTTATGTAATTACCGTTGAGGCGTATAAACAATATATAGCTCACAATGCCTTGCAAGAGAAAATTAGGGAAATTGTAAAAAGTGCCGATTTAAACGACATTGATGCTTTGCGCCATTGCGGCCTAAAAGTGAGGCGCATGGTAGCCGCGGGCGATTTTCCTGATTTTTTAATTGATGAAATAACCGAGGCTTACCATAATCTGTCTCAATTATATAAGCAGACAGATGTTGATGTAGCTGTACGCTCATCGGCAACAGCCGAAGACTTACCCGATGCCTCATTCGCTGGGCAGCAGGAAACTTTTTTAAATGTGAGCGGCGCCGAGGCATTGCTGATTGCGGTGCGCAATTGTTTTGCATCCTTATTTACCGATAGGGCCATCAGCTATCGCGAAAGCTTTAATTACGATCATTTTGATATTGGCCTTTCGGTATGTGTGCAAAAAATGGTACGGTCGGATATGGCATGTTCGGGTGTAGCCTTTTCGCTTGATACCGAGAGTGGTTTTAAAGATGCCGTAATTATAAACGGGGCATACGGTTTGGGCGAAATGATAGTGCAGGGCGCAGTATCGCCCGATGAATTTATTGTTTTTAAGCCAACCTTAAAGCAGGGCTACGAAGCAATTGTTGAGCGTAAATTAGGCACCAAGGATAAAAAAATGGTTTATGGCCATACCGCTACCGAGCGTGTTAAAATTGTAGAAACCAGTAAAGACGAGTTAAATACCTTTTGTCTTAACGATAAACAGGTATTAGAGCTATCGCGCTGGGTGGTAACTATTGAGGATTACTATAGCGGTATTAAAAACCGCTGGTGCCCTATGGACATTGAATGGGCAGTAGATGGGCAATCGGGCGAGTTATTTATTGTGCAGGCCCGGCCCGAAACTATCCACTCGCGCAAGCGCCATAATACCATTACCGAGTATGCCATTACCGATAATAACCGTTTAGATAAATTGGTTTTAAAAGGTATTGCCGTGGGCGATAAAATTGCCAGCGGTAACGTAAACATATTGGTTGCCCAGCATAAAGACGAAATTAGCCATATCGATTTTAAAAAAGGCGATGTTTTGGTTACCGATATGACCGACCCTGACTGGGAGCCCATTATGAAAATGGCATCGGCTATTATTACCAATAAAGGTGGCCGCACCTGCCATGCCGCCATTGTTGCGCGCGAGCTGGGCGTGCCCGCCATTGTGGGTTGCGGCAATGCAACCGAAGTTTTACAGCAGGGGCAACTCGTAACGGCATCGTGCGTGGAGGGTGATGTTGGTTTAATTTATAGCGGTGCTATTGCTTTTAAAGAGATACATTATAACCTTGACGAGTTGCCGCAAACCGGTACACCGGTGATGTTAAACGTAGCATCGCCAAGTATGGCGTTCAATTTTTCGCACATACCTAATAAAGGTGTTGGCTTGGCCAGGGAAGAGTTTATCATCAACAATTATATTAAGGTACACCCGCTGGCGTTAATGAACCACCAAACATTGGGAGATGCCAAACTTACCGAGCAGATTGAAGAAATTACCCGGGGCTTTAAAAGTGCCGAAGACTTTTTTGTTGAAAAACTGGCTTGTGGCATTGCGCGGATAGCTGCGGCATTTTATCCTAATAAGGTAATTGTACGCTTTTCGGATTTTAAGAGCAATGAGTACTTTAACCTGTTGGGCGGCAAATATTTTGAACCTACCGAAGAAAACCCGATGATTGGCTGGAGGGGTGCTTCGCGGTATTACTCGCCCGAGTATAA includes:
- a CDS encoding c-type cytochrome, giving the protein MKSRLIIATCLFTFISLQIFAQVKKTASKAPAGLSAQVAAGQKVYLQYCLSCHMMDGGGVPNMNPPLINTSYVKGDKTKLIKIVLNGFAQNVDIDGQSYSNNMPAQVQLTDKEVADVLTYVRNSFGNKYSGVKLAEVKAVRATNKK
- a CDS encoding CDGSH iron-sulfur domain-containing protein — protein: MTKLTINNNGSVKIEGEFEIVDMQGNAYGLQGRTVVSICRCGLSANKPFCDGAHRGHFEHNAEAFDLPPRKV
- a CDS encoding DUF983 domain-containing protein, with the translated sequence MITLATNTEYKVSSQFQAALHAKCPRCRTGNMFANSMYGFTGQKMNEFCPHCNLKFEREPGYFYVAMFVSYAMNVAQMVTLALGTYILTGSNSPWLYITILLGVAFTLSPFNFRYSRVILLYWLTPGLHFNAEKAKPHTAI
- a CDS encoding helix-turn-helix transcriptional regulator — its product is MKEQFPVYDICTISDFKQEDILISRFAPYLQSHKNLALPHKHTFYHMVLFTEGAGTHAVDFTSFAVKPYQIYFMVPGQVHSWAFEGAVDGYIINFSVPFFQSFLLKQDYLDNFQFFDGTTNHAIINIPTELHRQIIYLFEAILHESELNLKLGLDMVKALMLQIFILIARLNTADAPKSTANYNYTLLRNFQKLTNQRFADLKLPKDYAELLYITPNHLNAICKDILGTSAGEVIRNRVILEAKRLLITLNLSVTQIAYNLNFTDSSYFTKFFKKYTGLTPEDFRKTL
- a CDS encoding AraC family transcriptional regulator, translating into MIAQLFKVHETPGYSFNVRHDIVAYFYNQWHYHPELELVHIVRGTGSRFIGDNVDSFKEDDLILIGANLPHLFRNDESYYAANEDIQAESYTIHFLPEIFGQSFLNIPENKAIQALLQKAAYGISIHGDTKTRVKKLMEDINFAAKNERIILLMQLLNVIAYADDNLPIAHFNASHTIHKTDESRLNKIYQYTLNNFAREITLAEIAAIVYMVPHSFCRYFKQRTNKRYSQFILEVRVSMACKLLAETEHSIARVCYDSGFKNFSNFNRHFKAIAGKSPLEYRKSYKTI
- the ppsA gene encoding phosphoenolpyruvate synthase; its protein translation is MKSNKFILNLNEVGINDIEIVGGKNASLGEMIQNLTQLDVRIPGGYVITVEAYKQYIAHNALQEKIREIVKSADLNDIDALRHCGLKVRRMVAAGDFPDFLIDEITEAYHNLSQLYKQTDVDVAVRSSATAEDLPDASFAGQQETFLNVSGAEALLIAVRNCFASLFTDRAISYRESFNYDHFDIGLSVCVQKMVRSDMACSGVAFSLDTESGFKDAVIINGAYGLGEMIVQGAVSPDEFIVFKPTLKQGYEAIVERKLGTKDKKMVYGHTATERVKIVETSKDELNTFCLNDKQVLELSRWVVTIEDYYSGIKNRWCPMDIEWAVDGQSGELFIVQARPETIHSRKRHNTITEYAITDNNRLDKLVLKGIAVGDKIASGNVNILVAQHKDEISHIDFKKGDVLVTDMTDPDWEPIMKMASAIITNKGGRTCHAAIVARELGVPAIVGCGNATEVLQQGQLVTASCVEGDVGLIYSGAIAFKEIHYNLDELPQTGTPVMLNVASPSMAFNFSHIPNKGVGLAREEFIINNYIKVHPLALMNHQTLGDAKLTEQIEEITRGFKSAEDFFVEKLACGIARIAAAFYPNKVIVRFSDFKSNEYFNLLGGKYFEPTEENPMIGWRGASRYYSPEYKEAFGLECRAIKLVREKMGLKNVVVMIPFCRTPKELLQVYESMNQYGLNRGEDGLEVYLMAELPSNVILADQFAKHIDGFSIGSNDLTQLVLGLDRDSSLVAHIYDERNEAVKIMITMLINSAKKAGVKVGICGQGPSDFPDFAQFLVEQGIDSISVTPDSFFKTVNAIHEIENELKDKEEVILRKAV